From Alteribacter lacisalsi, a single genomic window includes:
- a CDS encoding carbohydrate ABC transporter permease — MNNRWLPWILLAPALILILALTIYPLFNTVYLSFRQYDMYSLMTGVSTWVGLSNYTETLTDPFFWTVTRNTVVFGMACVFGTMIAGLLVALLLNTKFKGSKILGIVILIPWVFPAVAGGIVWRWMFNDQYGVANYLLTQIGLTRFDGFAWFNSPWTAFTVIFFMIVWQSFPFIAVSLLAGFQTIPDTLYEAAEIDGANAWHKVTKITLPMLKPLLLILFILSTIWDFKIFDQIYVMTEGGPARGTYVLALYSWSEAFNSLNFGMASAIAMLMFVLLMFFIVIYIYFLREEKGGKRA; from the coding sequence ATGAACAACCGATGGCTGCCCTGGATTCTGCTGGCACCAGCACTGATCCTGATCCTTGCCTTAACCATCTACCCTCTGTTTAACACGGTTTACCTGTCTTTCAGGCAATACGACATGTACTCCCTTATGACGGGAGTCTCTACCTGGGTAGGTTTAAGCAACTATACAGAAACGCTCACAGATCCATTCTTCTGGACGGTCACGAGAAACACGGTCGTTTTCGGGATGGCCTGTGTGTTCGGAACGATGATTGCCGGACTGCTGGTCGCCCTCCTGCTGAATACGAAATTTAAAGGCAGCAAGATTCTGGGCATCGTCATCCTGATTCCATGGGTATTCCCGGCTGTTGCAGGGGGGATTGTGTGGCGCTGGATGTTTAACGATCAGTATGGCGTGGCCAACTACCTTCTCACACAGATCGGTCTCACGCGGTTTGACGGTTTTGCCTGGTTTAACAGTCCGTGGACCGCATTTACGGTTATTTTCTTTATGATCGTGTGGCAGAGCTTTCCGTTTATCGCCGTTTCCCTTCTGGCGGGATTCCAGACGATTCCTGATACCCTGTATGAGGCAGCGGAAATTGACGGAGCGAATGCATGGCATAAAGTAACCAAGATTACTCTGCCGATGCTGAAGCCTCTGCTTTTGATTTTATTTATCCTGTCGACGATCTGGGACTTTAAAATCTTTGACCAGATCTACGTCATGACAGAAGGGGGACCGGCGCGGGGCACGTACGTGCTGGCTCTCTATTCCTGGAGCGAAGCCTTTAACTCCCTGAACTTCGGTATGGCTTCTGCCATTGCGATGCTCATGTTTGTGCTGCTGATGTTCTTTATTGTGATTTATATTTACTTTCTGCGTGAGGAAAAAGGAGGGAAACGGGCATGA
- a CDS encoding carbohydrate ABC transporter permease — protein MKRKTTFQKVLIYLAAIFVFVVSMFPFWWMVISSLKPTSEIFSSVPTFWPHDITFQHYYNIFVRANFWVYFTNSLMVAGTVTVLGTGIAALAGYAIGRFNIKGKNAILLMILSVQMFPLVVMIIPLFIVMSRLGLVNSLVGLVIVYLTFALPFCIWMMRSYFASIPVEIEEAAMIDGCTRMQAFRKVIFPLAWPGVSATSIFAFITAWNEFVFAVTFIQDDSLRTLPLALQQFFSRFTADFGGLMAASTIATIPVLLFFIFFQRKMTKGLVQGSVNT, from the coding sequence ATGAAGCGAAAAACAACGTTCCAGAAAGTGCTGATTTATTTGGCCGCCATCTTTGTATTTGTGGTCTCCATGTTCCCGTTCTGGTGGATGGTGATCAGTTCTCTGAAGCCGACTTCTGAAATTTTCAGCAGCGTACCGACGTTCTGGCCTCACGACATCACCTTTCAGCACTACTACAACATTTTCGTACGGGCAAATTTCTGGGTTTACTTTACGAACAGTCTCATGGTTGCAGGAACCGTTACCGTCCTCGGGACGGGGATCGCGGCCCTTGCCGGCTATGCGATCGGGCGCTTCAACATTAAAGGGAAAAATGCCATTCTGCTTATGATTCTGAGTGTGCAGATGTTTCCGCTTGTGGTGATGATCATTCCGCTCTTTATCGTTATGAGCCGTCTTGGTCTCGTGAATTCCCTTGTCGGGCTTGTAATCGTGTACCTGACGTTCGCCCTTCCGTTCTGTATCTGGATGATGCGCAGTTATTTTGCCTCGATTCCGGTGGAGATTGAAGAGGCGGCGATGATTGACGGGTGTACGAGAATGCAGGCGTTCCGCAAGGTGATTTTCCCCCTTGCCTGGCCTGGTGTTTCGGCCACAAGTATTTTCGCCTTCATTACAGCATGGAATGAATTTGTGTTTGCCGTGACGTTTATTCAGGACGATTCGCTCCGGACGCTTCCACTGGCCCTCCAGCAGTTTTTCAGCCGGTTTACCGCTGATTTCGGGGGACTGATGGCGGCTTCGACGATTGCAACGATTCCGGTGCTTCTGTTCTTTATTTTCTTCCAGAGAAAAATGACGAAGGGTCTTGTACAGGGTTCCGTCAATACGTAA
- the nagZ gene encoding beta-N-acetylhexosaminidase: MTIEEQAGQLMMIGIPGTEVDGETEQLIRDCRVGGVIYFQRNVDSPGQVKALSERLQEINGRRAPLLIAIDQEGGMVARIRDGVTQIPGQMAIGATGDPKAAGTLARISGKELAALGINVNFAPCADVNSNPANPVIGVRSFGSDASTVASFVREAVAGYQESGVSAAIKHFPGHGDTSVDSHLTLPKLDHELTRLNEVELVPFRAAAAEADLVMSAHIQFSAIDEAYPATLSEPIISRLLRDEIGFEGVAITDCMEMDAISKTFGTADAAVRAIQAGMDIVLISHTPSVQRETHRKLVAAIKDGTIPMARVDEALERINRLKAKHRARKENGEELDKLVVQHRETAARIRKRTISSLTDLWAPLAAGQKVELIFCRPYRQSYADEQTDSSNLLAEHLRKHGFDVAFTPVPSDLSEEEASRVLSQERTGAVVFCSYLPADHPNQRMLAEELAKRYPDLIGVSLRSPYDARVLPCMKRYITGYESTAEAIKAVSRVLAGLEEPTGRLPITQ; encoded by the coding sequence ATGACCATTGAAGAACAAGCCGGGCAGCTGATGATGATCGGCATTCCCGGGACAGAGGTGGACGGAGAAACCGAACAGCTGATCCGGGACTGCCGCGTTGGCGGTGTGATTTATTTTCAGCGTAACGTAGACTCTCCGGGCCAGGTGAAAGCCCTGTCGGAGCGTCTGCAGGAGATTAACGGGAGGCGCGCTCCGCTTCTGATCGCAATCGATCAGGAAGGGGGCATGGTGGCGCGGATCAGAGACGGCGTTACTCAAATCCCCGGCCAGATGGCAATCGGAGCGACGGGTGATCCGAAGGCGGCGGGGACGCTCGCACGGATCAGCGGAAAAGAGCTTGCCGCTCTTGGCATCAACGTGAACTTCGCACCGTGTGCCGACGTGAACAGCAATCCGGCGAACCCGGTCATTGGGGTCCGGTCCTTTGGAAGTGACGCTTCCACTGTGGCCAGTTTTGTCCGTGAAGCGGTCGCTGGTTATCAGGAGAGCGGTGTGTCCGCTGCGATCAAGCATTTTCCGGGTCACGGGGACACGAGTGTCGATTCGCACCTGACGCTCCCGAAGCTTGACCACGAACTGACTCGCTTAAACGAAGTGGAGCTTGTGCCGTTTCGGGCGGCTGCCGCTGAAGCCGACCTCGTGATGAGTGCTCACATTCAGTTCAGCGCGATTGACGAGGCGTACCCGGCGACACTCAGCGAGCCGATTATCAGCCGGCTGCTCCGGGATGAGATCGGGTTTGAAGGCGTCGCCATTACGGACTGCATGGAAATGGACGCGATCTCAAAGACGTTTGGGACAGCGGATGCAGCTGTCCGGGCGATTCAGGCCGGGATGGACATTGTCTTGATTTCCCATACGCCATCCGTTCAGCGGGAAACCCACCGAAAGCTTGTGGCAGCAATAAAGGACGGGACGATTCCGATGGCCCGTGTGGACGAAGCTCTGGAGCGGATCAACCGGTTAAAGGCGAAGCACCGAGCGAGAAAAGAGAACGGGGAAGAGCTTGATAAGCTCGTTGTTCAGCATCGGGAAACGGCAGCACGGATCCGCAAAAGAACGATTTCTTCTTTAACTGATCTGTGGGCGCCTCTGGCGGCGGGGCAGAAGGTGGAGCTGATTTTCTGCCGGCCGTACCGCCAGTCCTATGCCGATGAACAGACCGACTCGTCCAATCTGCTTGCCGAACATCTGCGAAAGCACGGATTTGACGTAGCGTTCACCCCCGTACCGAGCGATCTTTCGGAGGAGGAGGCCAGTCGCGTTCTTTCACAGGAGCGGACAGGCGCGGTTGTTTTCTGCTCCTATCTGCCGGCTGATCATCCAAATCAGCGGATGCTGGCAGAAGAGCTCGCGAAACGTTATCCGGATCTGATCGGCGTGAGCCTGCGATCTCCGTATGATGCCCGGGTGCTGCCGTGCATGAAGCGGTATATTACAGGATACGAGAGCACGGCAGAAGCCATCAAGGCCGTCAGTCGGGTGCTGGCCGGATTAGAAGAACCAACAGGAAGACTTCCGATCACACAATGA
- a CDS encoding MurR/RpiR family transcriptional regulator: MSNVRSGALRMIAEMTDQLAPSEKKLAAYVIENPSQAIGMTASQLAEASGTSSAAVVRFSKSVGYKGFQQLKIKIAGELTKDYDEGFHDLHPGEEPEAVVAKMTNNSIQTLKETLQTLQVDQLEKAVEAIAGSGVVHFFGVGASHIIAQDAELKLSRINKRAHSFSDFHVAAMHVANVQPGDVVFGISFSGETFEVERIMQLAKKRGATTIGLTRFGVSRVGKVSDILLQTSTSKESTFRSGATSSRIAQLTVIDILFMLLANNQYDTVIKHLEETRSAINFIRKQ; this comes from the coding sequence ATGAGTAACGTAAGATCAGGGGCGCTGAGAATGATTGCGGAAATGACCGATCAGCTGGCTCCGTCCGAAAAAAAGCTGGCTGCCTATGTGATTGAAAACCCGTCCCAGGCGATCGGGATGACAGCGAGCCAGCTGGCAGAGGCAAGCGGGACGAGCAGTGCAGCGGTGGTCCGCTTCAGCAAGTCAGTCGGTTATAAAGGCTTTCAGCAGCTGAAAATAAAAATTGCCGGAGAACTGACCAAAGATTATGATGAAGGCTTCCACGATCTTCATCCGGGGGAAGAACCGGAAGCCGTAGTGGCGAAGATGACCAACAACAGCATTCAGACGTTAAAGGAAACGCTTCAGACGCTCCAGGTGGATCAGCTCGAAAAGGCCGTCGAAGCCATTGCCGGATCCGGGGTGGTGCACTTTTTCGGTGTTGGTGCTTCACACATTATCGCTCAGGACGCAGAGCTGAAGCTGTCCCGGATCAATAAACGTGCCCACTCGTTTTCCGACTTTCATGTGGCTGCGATGCACGTAGCCAATGTGCAGCCGGGCGACGTGGTGTTCGGCATTTCCTTTTCCGGTGAAACGTTTGAAGTGGAGCGGATTATGCAGCTGGCAAAAAAGCGGGGCGCCACGACCATCGGCTTAACACGGTTCGGCGTCTCCCGCGTGGGCAAAGTGTCGGATATCCTCCTTCAGACGTCCACTTCCAAGGAGAGTACGTTTCGAAGCGGGGCTACCTCATCACGGATTGCCCAGCTCACGGTGATTGATATTTTATTTATGCTTCTGGCAAACAACCAGTACGACACGGTCATTAAGCACCTTGAGGAAACGAGAAGTGCGATCAACTTTATTCGAAAGCAGTAA
- a CDS encoding anhydro-N-acetylmuramic acid kinase — translation MGDYLDVYPTYLAVGLMSGTSLDGIDAALVELNVNEQGDVTSCKELKGVTVPFSEGRKEQIENAMDIERSNVREICELNVLLGRDFAAAAEKVVRESGRTMADVAFVSSHGQTIYHMPEAGATLQIGELSEIAKRTGVLTVGDFRPCDMTAGGEGAPLVPFVDDLLFRGGKKGRVLLNIGGMANVTLLPAEAGQGAGGRKMIGGDTGPGNVLIDLCVALLTEGALAYDRNGAYALAGKADDQWLGELIERDSFLRKPLPKSTGRERYNRELAESLVNEGKSRGLTAEDIVATISSYTVRSIGRAVAPFTGQLGLEEVFVGGGGAENPYLMKHLEKELGMPVHRMEKLGISSEFKEAAVFAVLGYYRLKGRPNNAPGATGAERPVSMGKVVLPC, via the coding sequence ATGGGGGACTATTTAGACGTATATCCGACCTATTTAGCGGTAGGACTGATGTCAGGCACTTCTCTGGACGGGATCGATGCGGCTCTTGTGGAGCTGAATGTAAATGAGCAGGGGGACGTGACGTCGTGCAAGGAGCTCAAAGGCGTGACCGTGCCTTTTTCCGAAGGCAGAAAAGAGCAGATTGAAAACGCCATGGATATCGAGCGCTCCAATGTGCGGGAGATTTGCGAACTCAATGTGTTACTGGGCCGTGATTTTGCTGCCGCGGCTGAAAAGGTGGTCAGGGAGAGCGGCAGGACGATGGCGGACGTGGCGTTTGTCAGCTCCCACGGCCAGACTATCTATCACATGCCGGAAGCTGGAGCTACGCTGCAGATTGGGGAGCTGTCTGAAATTGCGAAGCGCACAGGCGTGCTCACCGTCGGCGATTTCCGCCCTTGCGATATGACGGCCGGTGGTGAAGGAGCCCCGCTTGTGCCTTTTGTGGATGATCTTCTGTTCCGGGGCGGGAAAAAAGGCAGGGTGCTGCTGAACATCGGCGGCATGGCGAATGTGACCCTGCTGCCGGCGGAGGCGGGACAGGGTGCTGGTGGAAGAAAAATGATTGGCGGGGATACAGGTCCCGGGAATGTGCTGATCGACCTTTGTGTCGCTCTGTTAACAGAGGGAGCTCTTGCTTATGACCGGAATGGGGCTTATGCGCTGGCCGGCAAAGCTGACGATCAGTGGCTCGGTGAACTGATCGAACGTGACAGCTTTCTTCGTAAGCCTCTTCCGAAAAGCACCGGACGGGAAAGGTACAACCGGGAACTCGCTGAAAGCCTTGTAAATGAAGGGAAGAGCCGGGGACTTACGGCAGAAGATATCGTGGCAACCATCTCAAGTTACACCGTCCGGTCAATCGGTCGCGCAGTGGCTCCTTTTACCGGACAGCTCGGACTTGAAGAAGTGTTCGTCGGGGGAGGGGGAGCGGAGAATCCTTATCTGATGAAGCATCTGGAGAAGGAACTAGGCATGCCGGTGCACCGGATGGAGAAGCTCGGCATTTCCTCGGAGTTCAAGGAAGCCGCCGTTTTTGCTGTCCTCGGTTATTATCGTCTGAAGGGCCGGCCGAATAACGCACCGGGAGCGACAGGTGCAGAAAGACCTGTCTCAATGGGGAAAGTGGTTTTACCGTGTTAA
- a CDS encoding helix-turn-helix domain-containing protein, whose product MVFAEKLKNERHKRGWSQEDLAEKLYVSRQSVSKWENGQNYPSIEIIIKVSDLFGVTIDELLKSDEDLTEKVIQDSRQLAYPKLKFVFDMTWLAGAAILLFKIAAFVFNYVTAVNIPLPGGSFLWNFGPLILMIGGAIGSSTLKDMYKKD is encoded by the coding sequence ATGGTATTTGCAGAGAAACTTAAAAATGAGAGGCACAAAAGAGGATGGTCACAGGAGGATTTAGCCGAAAAACTATATGTAAGCCGGCAGTCTGTTTCAAAGTGGGAAAATGGACAGAATTATCCCAGCATTGAGATTATCATTAAAGTAAGTGATTTATTTGGTGTTACCATAGACGAACTATTAAAGAGCGATGAAGACTTAACAGAAAAAGTGATTCAGGATAGTAGGCAGCTCGCGTACCCTAAACTTAAATTCGTATTTGATATGACCTGGCTGGCCGGAGCTGCAATTCTCCTATTTAAAATTGCAGCCTTCGTTTTTAATTATGTTACTGCTGTAAACATTCCCCTGCCTGGCGGCTCCTTCCTATGGAATTTCGGTCCTCTCATTTTAATGATTGGCGGTGCAATTGGTTCCAGCACCTTAAAAGACATGTATAAAAAGGATTAG
- a CDS encoding M14 family metallopeptidase: protein MSEINKYFKETYTESRENFRNLLSQVQKKWPQARIFTESVGREEDNTIDVIYAEADSSNKQAVMMTSGEHGIEGYAGAAAVHLFVDRYMRHIDPSDTGICLVHGVNPWGMRHFRRVTENNVDLNRNYFPESSTIPTDINQNYENESHIFQPDGPVEDIGKEKTVLYESLTKGMISRGTGGIRKAKGMGQFEFERGVYFGGFKEEPSAAYMKTWQQRLLNTFENVVHMDWHTALGPTNEVTMVISDRIGKSEEELKDSYGLENIKVFSSNNVQGDSTDYFYQMREKEAPSKKLFSALFEFGTFGTSHMAELREFATIILENQLYWNGTDLRERREWIEEELYNMFYPEDEDWRKSILLESGHAMEEVLNKQGILMAAPH from the coding sequence ATGAGCGAAATCAATAAATATTTTAAAGAGACGTACACCGAATCGAGGGAAAACTTCAGGAACCTTCTGAGTCAGGTTCAGAAAAAATGGCCTCAAGCCAGGATTTTCACTGAATCTGTGGGCAGAGAGGAAGACAACACGATTGATGTCATTTATGCGGAAGCTGATTCTTCCAATAAACAGGCCGTTATGATGACGAGCGGTGAACATGGAATCGAGGGCTATGCCGGTGCAGCAGCTGTTCATCTTTTTGTGGACAGGTACATGCGCCATATTGATCCCTCTGATACAGGGATTTGCCTGGTTCACGGGGTCAATCCGTGGGGCATGAGGCATTTTAGGAGAGTTACGGAAAATAACGTTGATCTGAACCGTAATTATTTTCCGGAGTCCTCTACAATTCCGACCGACATCAATCAGAATTATGAAAACGAGAGTCATATTTTTCAGCCTGATGGACCGGTTGAAGACATTGGGAAGGAAAAAACGGTGCTGTATGAGTCCCTTACAAAAGGGATGATTTCCAGAGGAACCGGAGGAATCCGGAAGGCAAAAGGCATGGGACAATTTGAATTTGAGCGGGGAGTGTATTTCGGCGGTTTTAAAGAGGAGCCCTCTGCAGCCTATATGAAGACGTGGCAGCAACGCCTGCTGAATACATTTGAAAATGTGGTTCATATGGACTGGCATACTGCCCTTGGACCGACAAACGAGGTCACAATGGTCATTTCGGATCGCATTGGGAAGTCCGAAGAGGAACTGAAAGATTCGTATGGGCTGGAAAATATAAAAGTGTTTTCTTCTAATAATGTGCAGGGAGATTCCACCGATTACTTTTATCAGATGAGGGAAAAGGAAGCACCATCGAAAAAACTGTTTTCAGCATTGTTTGAATTCGGTACATTCGGAACCTCCCATATGGCGGAGCTGCGGGAATTCGCGACCATTATTCTGGAGAACCAGCTTTACTGGAACGGAACGGACCTCCGCGAGAGACGTGAGTGGATTGAGGAAGAACTGTATAATATGTTCTATCCTGAAGATGAAGACTGGAGAAAATCGATTCTATTGGAATCAGGCCACGCCATGGAGGAAGTATTAAATAAACAAGGGATTCTAATGGCCGCGCCACATTAA
- a CDS encoding FMN-binding negative transcriptional regulator, which yields MYIPSHFKITDHEFIYNFIQENGFASFISMSTGEPVATHLPLMLDEKKEYLQGHLARPNPQWKDLSGQKVLAIFQGPHCYISPSWYETDRSVPTWNYVAVHVYGTVKLMDGTELTESLIELVKKYEAPDSSYQIDNVDPGFLEGMTKGVVGFKVRIDRIEGKAKLSQNHSSERKQRVIDELEKVDREDERQIASYMKKLL from the coding sequence ATGTATATTCCGTCCCATTTCAAAATCACAGATCACGAGTTTATATATAATTTTATTCAGGAGAATGGGTTTGCTTCCTTTATCTCCATGAGCACAGGTGAGCCGGTTGCCACGCATCTCCCTCTGATGCTGGATGAGAAGAAAGAGTACCTGCAGGGTCACCTCGCACGGCCTAATCCGCAATGGAAGGACCTTTCCGGTCAGAAAGTACTGGCTATTTTTCAGGGTCCCCACTGCTACATTTCACCCTCATGGTATGAAACAGATCGCTCCGTTCCCACCTGGAACTATGTGGCTGTACACGTGTACGGCACAGTCAAACTGATGGACGGGACGGAGTTAACAGAATCCCTGATTGAGCTGGTGAAAAAGTATGAAGCACCTGATAGTTCCTATCAGATAGATAATGTGGATCCCGGCTTTCTGGAGGGAATGACAAAAGGCGTGGTCGGTTTCAAAGTCCGCATTGATAGAATAGAAGGAAAAGCAAAATTAAGCCAGAATCATTCGAGTGAAAGAAAACAGCGTGTCATAGATGAACTGGAAAAAGTCGATCGGGAAGACGAGAGGCAGATTGCATCCTATATGAAGAAATTATTATAA
- a CDS encoding MerR family transcriptional regulator — MRHDIQANERSFTTKEVAEELGIATPTVRKYGQILERNGYEFFKDGDRRVFVQSDVESLQAIRDTDRPLNDTAEDLVAEQKERLANYNHSDIALPDRPDTLPQDPNQLRDAFAFLANELAATRETNLQLTQSLDEMKSTVSRLKQDHHVISSAIGNSSQKTQSKIEKLTNEQRTYYEALLEQEKEKSESLQEELKAIREQQEKEWQQQNNFNKRLEEKIQRPQGTWGKLLSLFGK, encoded by the coding sequence ATGCGACACGATATACAGGCGAACGAAAGGTCTTTCACGACCAAGGAAGTAGCAGAGGAGCTGGGGATCGCGACACCTACGGTTCGAAAATACGGTCAGATTCTCGAGCGGAACGGCTACGAGTTTTTTAAGGACGGGGACCGTCGTGTTTTCGTGCAGTCCGACGTTGAATCGCTTCAAGCGATACGCGATACGGACAGACCCCTGAATGATACAGCGGAAGACCTTGTCGCAGAACAGAAAGAACGACTTGCAAACTATAATCACAGCGATATAGCGCTGCCCGATAGACCCGATACGCTGCCTCAGGATCCAAATCAGCTGAGGGACGCATTTGCATTTCTGGCAAATGAACTGGCCGCTACGCGTGAAACCAATCTTCAGCTTACTCAAAGCCTGGATGAAATGAAGAGCACGGTTTCCCGGCTGAAGCAGGATCATCATGTGATCAGCTCGGCGATTGGAAACTCATCACAGAAAACCCAGTCCAAGATTGAGAAACTGACGAACGAACAGAGAACATACTACGAAGCCCTGCTCGAACAGGAGAAGGAAAAAAGCGAATCGCTTCAAGAGGAACTGAAGGCGATCCGTGAACAGCAGGAAAAAGAGTGGCAGCAGCAGAACAATTTTAATAAACGGCTGGAAGAAAAGATTCAGAGACCTCAGGGAACTTGGGGGAAGCTCCTTTCTCTTTTCGGCAAGTAA